The Pedobacter ginsengisoli region ATTGCAATAATTTTTGGTGTCATCTTGTTGTTCTCGGCCATAATGATGGTACGTAAAAAGGTTGACCATTCTGATAATGACACATCTGGAAAATTGGCGGTTTTCTTAAAATTGAATGGTAGCTACCCAACAGATAAGGGGATGCAAAATTATGCGGTGCATAATGTAGCAGGTGGTTTCTTTATGATGTTTGTGGCGGGTATTATTTCTGGATTACTTGGAATTGGATCGGGGGCTTTAAAGGTTATTGCGATGGATAATATTATGCGAATCCCCTTTAAGGTGTCAACTACAACAAGTAATTTTATGATGGGGGTTACGGCAGCGGCTAGTGCCATTGTATATTTACACAGAGGGCAGATTGATCCGGGGATTGCGATGCCTGTAGCATTGGGTGTTTTAACGGGAGCAACAGTAGGCTCCAAGATATTGGTGAAAACAAAAACGGATAAGCTTAAAATTATTTTTGCTGTTGTTGTTGCTTTTTTAGCACTGCAAATGATATATAATGGATTAACAGGTAAATTATGAGTAAGGAGAAAAATTTCTTTGCAGACAGGGATATTCAGATCATCCTTGGAACATTACTTAGAGTTGGTGTAATTGCTTCAATGAGCGTAATTTTAATAGGAGGGTTGGTATACTTGGGCTCTAATCATTCAGAAATTGTGAATTATAGCCAATTTGATTCTGTTAAGTCGGGATTCTCGGCCGTTTCTGATATTTTTATAGGTTTGGGAGATTTAAAGGGGAGTGCTATTATTCAATTTGGTGTTCTGCTGTTGATCTTTACGCCGATTATGCGGGTTGTTTTTTCTATTTTTAGCTTCTTAATTGAACGCGATTATCTGTATGTTTTGATTGGCGCTTTCGTTTTGTGTGTAATTCTTTTTAGTCTAAGTAATAAGTTGGTTGGGTAAATGCGGTTTTAAATGAGCGCTACCCCAAGAAATATTTTTTTGCAATTATTTGAAAAAATAATGAGCTAACTATTTGAAAATTAAGATTTCTTTCTTATTTTTGCCGTCCCTTAACAGGGATGTGTATCCACCTTGAACGAAGCCCTACTGCTTCGATGGGTGTTAAATTAAAATAGAAAATGTCAGGTATTATTGGAAAAAAAGTAGGAATGACCAGCATTTTCGACGCCGAAGGAAAGAATATTCCATGCACGGTGATCGAAGCTGGGCCTTGTGTAGTTACACAGGTAAAGACCGAAGAAAAAGACGGTTACGTTTCAGTTCAGTTGAGTTTCGACGAAGCTAAAGAAAAAAACACCACTCAGCCCCTTAAAGGCCACTTTGCGAAAGCAAACACTACCCCAAAACGTAAATTGGTTGAATTTGACCCGTTTGAAGAATCGTTAAATTTAGGCGATACTGTAACGGTAAACATCTTTAACGAAGGTGATTTTGTGGATGTAGTTGGTACATCAAAAGGTAAAGGTTTCCAGGGTGTTGTTAAACGCCATGGTTTCGGTGGTGTTGGTGGGCAAACTCACGGACAGCATAACAGAATGCGTGCGCCAGGTTCATTAGGTGCTGCTTCTTATCCTTCACGTGTATTTAAAGGCATGCGTATGGCGGGAAGAATGGGTGGAGATAGAGTGAAAGTTCAAAACTTACAAGTTTTGAAAGTTTACGCTGATCAAAATCTAGTTGTAGTTAGTGGTTCCGTACCAGGAGCTAAGGGTTCTTACGTAATCTTAGATAAGTAAGCAGATGGAAGTTAAAGTATTAAACATTTCAGGAAAAGAGACAGGTGCCAAGGTGCAGCTTCCTGAGTCGGTATTTGGCATTACGCCTGTTGACCACGCAATTTATTTAGATGTTAAACAGTATTTGGCTAATCAACGTCAAGGTACTCACAAGTCTAAACAACGTAATGAGATTGCTGGTTCAACCCGTAAATTATATAAACAAAAAGGTACTGGTGGTGCTCGTGCCGGAAGTATTAAATCTCCATTGTTTAATGGTGGTGGTCGTGTATTTGGTCCTCAACCACGCGATTATAGTTTTAAATTGAATAAAAAATTGAAAGCGTTAGCTCGTAAGTCTGCGTTATCTTATAAAGCACAAGATCAAAATGTTGTGGTTTTAGAAGGCTTCACTTTTGATTCAATCAAAACTAAAAACTACTTGAATTTAGTTAGCGCATTGAACTTGGTTAACGAAAAGACATTGTTGGTTTTACCTTCACAAAATAACAATATCTATTTATCAAGCAGAAACATTCAGAAAGCTAAAGTAATTACTGCAGACCAATTGAATACTTATGATGTATTAAACTGTGGTAAGCTTTTGTTGACTACTGATTCTCTTAAAACATTGGAGGAGGCATTTGCCAAGTAATATGGAACTTTTAAGAAAACCAATATTAACAGAAAAGGCTTCGGCATTAACAGAAAAGTCTAATCGTTTTACTTTTCAGGTAGATCCAAAAGCTAATAAATTGCAGATTAAGCAAGTTATTGAAAAAATGTATGGCGTTAACGTTTTAGCTATCAACACTATGGTTGTAGTTGGAAAAGTTAAATCTAGAAATACAAAAGGCGGATTAGTTACTGGTCGTAGCCCGAAATACAAAAAAGCTGTTGTTACCTTGAAAGCAGGCGAAACAATAGATTATTACGCGAATATTTAATAAGAATTGAATTATTTATAAACTATGGGCTTAAGAAAATTTAAACCAGTTACTCCGGGAACCCGCTTTAGAGTTGGTGCCAGTTTTACGGAGATTACAGCAACCAAGCCCGAAAAATCATTGGTTGTATCTTCTAAGAAATCGGGAGGACGTAACAATACAGGAAAGATGACTATGCGCTACATTGGTGGTGGTCACAAAAAATCTTACCGTTTAATTGATTTTAAACGTGAGAAATTTAACATTCCTGCAACAGTAGCAACTGTTGAGTACGATCCAAACCGTACCTCACGTATTGCATTATTACATTATGCAGATGGCGAGAAGCGTTACATTATTGCACCTGAAGGGTTGCAAGTAGGACAAACAGTAGTTTCGGGAGAAACAGCTACTCCAGAGGTAGGAAATACCCTTACATTGGCCAATATTCCTTTGGGATCTATTGTACACAATGTAGAGATTCATCCAGGCCGTGGAGCACAGTTAGCACGTAGCGCAGGTGCTTATGCACAGTTAGCAGCTCGTGATGGTAAATATGCTACATTGAAAATGCCTTCAGGCGAGACAAGATTAATCTTGACTGCATGTTTGGCTACAATCGGAGCAGTTTCCAATTCAGATCATGCAAATGAGGTATTAGGTAAAGCAGGTCGCAGCCGCTGGTTGGGACGTCGTCCAAGAACACGTCCAGTAGCGATGAACCCGGTAGATCACCCAATGGGTGGTGGTGAGGGTCGCTCATCAGGAGGTCAGCCTCGCTCAAGAAACGGTATGTATGCCAAAGGCTTCAAAACCCGTACACTTAAAAAATACTCAAATCGTTTCATCATAGAGAAAAGGAAGAAATAATGGCTCGTTCGATAAAAAAAGGACCTTATATTGACCATAACGTAGAGAAGAAAGTAGTATCTATGAATGATTCAGGCAAGAAGTCTGTAATTAAAACTTGGTCACGCAGATCAATGATTTCACCAGATTTTGTGGGTCATACATTTGCAGTACACAACGGTAATAAATTTATACCGGTATACGTAACAGAAAACATGGTTGGTCATAAGCTGGGAGAGTTTGCTCCAACCAGAACATTTAGGGGTCACTCTGAAAAGAAAAAATAATTAAGAGATGGAAGCAGTAGCGAAATTAAACAATTGTCCAACCTCACCACGTAAAATGCGTTTGGTTGTAGATCTTATCAGAGGTGAGCGTGTTGAGAAAGCTTTACATATTTTAAAGTTTACCAATAAAGAAGCAGCAATAAAAGTTGAGAAACTATTATTATCAGCTATCAAAAACTGGGAAACTAAGAATGAAGGTTCTCGCCCTGAAGAAAATCAATTATACGTGAAAACGATAATGGTAGGCGGTGGTCGTCAGTTAAAAAGATTAAGACCAGCACCTCAAGGACGCGGTTACAGAATACGTAAACGTTCAAACCACGTAACTTTGATAGTAGATAGTAAAAACGTTGAAACTCAAACTAATTAACAGAAATGGGACAAAAAGCACATCCAATAGGTAACAGGTTAGGAATCATCAAAGGTTGGGATTCTAACTGGTTCGGTGGCAACAACTATGCTGATAAATTAGTTGAGGACGAAAAAATAAGAAAATACCTTTCTGCACGTATCGCAAAAGGCGGTGTAGCTAAAGTAGTAATTGAGCGTACGTTGAAACGTATCACTGTTACTATTCACACAGCTCGTCCGGGGATTGTGATAGGTAAAGCAGGACAGGAAGTTGACAAGATCAAAGAAGAGTTGAAAAAATTGACTAAAAAGGAAATTCAGATCAACATTTTTGAAATTAAACGTCCTGAACTTGATGCTCAATTAGTAGCTGAAGGTGTTGCAAAACAATTAGAAGCAAGGATTTCATTCCGTAGAGCAATGAAATCTACTATCGCATCAACAATGCGTATGGGTGCTGAAGGTATCAAAATTATGACCTCTGGTCGTTTAGGTGGTGCTGAGATGGCTCGTAGCGAACAGTATAAAGAAGGAAGAATTCCTTTGCATACTTTCCGTGCTGACATTGATTATGCATTAGCAGAAGCTTTAACTACTTATGGAAAAATAGGTGTTAAAGTATGGATCTGTAAAGGTGAAGTTTACGGTAAACGTGATCTTTCTCCAAACATCGGTGCTACGAGCAATGCTCCTGGTAAAGGTGGAAGACCAGAAGGTGCTTTTGCAGGTGGTGGTAGAGACAGAGATAACCGTGGCGGTGGCGACAGAAGAAACGACAAAGGTCGTGGCGGAAGAGGCCCAGGTCAAGGTGGTTCTGGCGCAGGAAGAGATAATAGAGGCGGAAATACTCAGAACAGAGGTCCTCGTAAATAATTAGTTAACAGATCGTTTAACGATAATATTAAAATAAAATGTTACAGCCAAAAAGAACGAAGTTCAGAAAGATGCAAAAGGGCAGAATGAAAGGTTTAGCAACTCGTGGTGCTGAATTATCATTCGGGTCTTTCGGGATTAAATCTTTAGAGTCGACTTGGATTACCAGTCGTCAGATAGAGGCAGCCCGTATTGCCGTAACTCGTTTCATGAAACGTGAAGGCCAGGTTTGGATTAGAATATTCCCGGATAAACCGGTAACTAAGAAACCAGCTGAGGTACGTATGGGTAAAGGTAAGGGTGCTCCAGAGTACTGGGTAGCCGTAGTTAGACCCGGACGTATTATTTTTGAAGCCGAAGGAGTTCCTTTAGAAATTGCTAAAGAGGCTATGAGATTGGCAGCTCAAAAATTACCGATCCAAACAAAATTTGTAGTACGTAGAGATTACGTAGAGGCATAATAAGTTATGGGTTGAATGTTGTAAGTAACTTGTTATTATAACCGCTAGACCCACAACATAAAAATTAATAAAATGAAGAACTCAGAAATCACAGGGCTTTCACAAGAAGAACTAGTAGCCAGGATTGCAGAAGAAAAGGAAAACTTAGTAAAGTTAAAATTTGCACATACAATTTCGGCTATAGAGAATCCTACCCGTATTAAAAAGGTAAGAAGAGATATCGCCCGATTAAATACTGAAGTGACTAAGCGTAAAGCTGCGTCAGCTACTGAAACTAAATAACTTTAGAGTCGAAATGGAAAGACAATTAAGAAAAACAAGAACCGGGTTGGTGGTAAGCAACAAGATGGATAAATCTATTGTTGTAGCGGTAGAACGTAAAGTGAAACACCCGATCTATGGTAAGTTTGTTAAGAAAACTACCAAATTTATGGCTCATGACGAGAAAAACGATTGCGGTATTGGAGATACAGTACTGATCATGGAGACTCGTCCGCTGAGTAAAAACAAGAACTGGAGATTAGTGGAAATTTTAGAAAGGGCTAAATAACATGGTACAACAGGAATCAAGATTAAACGTAGCCGACAATAGCGGCGCAAAAGAAGTATTGGTTATCCGTGTGCTTGGTGGTACCGGAAAGAGATATGCTTCTATTGGTGACAAAATTGTTGTTACCGTTAAAAGTGCATTGCCTTCTGGAAACATCAAGAAAGGAACAGTTTCTAAAGCAGTTGTTGTAAGAACAAAGAAAGAGATCAGACGTAAAGATGGTTCTTACATCCGTTTCGACGACAATGCAGCAGTATTATTAAATGCACAAGATGAGCCGCGTGGTACACGTATTTTTGGCCCGGTAGCAAGAGAACTGCGTGAAAAACAATTCATGAAAATTGTATCATTAGCACCGGAGGTATTATAAAATGAAAAATAAAGTAACTACACCAAAAATAAAAATCCGTAAAGGAGATTTAGTAAAGGTTATAGCTGGCGATTCAAAAGGCCAACAAGGAAAAGTTCTTTCAGTATTAACTACTAAAAGCAGAATCCTTGTAGAAGGTGTTAACCTTGTATCAAAACATACAAAACCAAATGCTGCTACACCAAATGGTGGTATCATTAAAAAAGAAGCTGCTCTTCATATTTCTAACGTAGCGTTAATAGATCCTAAATCAGGTGAAATAACACGCGTTGGCAGAAAGCTTAATGCTGATGGGAAATTAGTTAGGGTTAGTAAAAAATCAGGAGAGGAGATCAAATAATGGCTTACGTACCAAGATTAAAAAGTAAATATAAAGAGGAAATTGTAACTGCACTTAAAGAGAAGTTCAACTATAAAAGTGTTATGCAAGTTCCTAAGTTAGAGAAAATCGCTATTAACCAAGGTGTTGGGCGTTTCTCTGTAACTGATAAGAAAATAATGGACAGCTCTATTTTAGAGATGACTACTATTTCAGGTCAGCAAGCGGTTGGAGCAAAATCTAAAAAAGATATCTCAAACTTTAAGTTACGTAAAGGTATGCCGGTAGGTGTACGTGTTACTTTGCGTGATAATAACATGTATGAGTTTTTAGATCGTTTAATTTCCGTAGCTTTGCCTCGTATCCGTGATTTCAAAGGTATCAATGATAAAGGTTTTGATGGAAAAGGTAACTATACTTTAGGTGTTACTGAACAAATCATCTTCCCAGAGATCAACATCGATAAGATCAATAAGATTTTAGGTATGGACATTACTTTTGTAACTACTGCTACTACTGATGTTGAAGCATTGGAACTTTTAAAACAATTTGGATTACCATTTAAAAATCAAAATACAAATCTATAATGGCAAAAGAAGGAGTAAAAGCTCGCGAAATTAAGCGCCAGAAATTAGTAGCTAAGTATGCAGAGAAACGTGCTGAACTTAAAGCTGCTGGTGATTATGAAGGATTAGATAAGTTACCAAAAAACTCATCTGCTGTACGTTTGCACAATCGTTGTAAATTAACAGGTCGTCCTCGTGGTTATATGCGTACTTTCGGTATATCAAGGGTACTTTTCCGTGATATGGCTTTAGCAGGTAAAATACCTGGAGTTAGAAAAGCAAGCTGGTAATACAGCTTCTTTGTGCTTAAGGTTGTGCCTTGAGTAGAAATTAAATATTAACCGATGGCAGGTCGTCCCGAATAGGTCGGGAAGGAAACCACTATCACAACTATATAAAAATGAATACAGATCCAATAGCAGATTATCTTACAAGGGTAAGAAATGCCATCAAGGCAAATCACAGAATTGTAGAGATTCCTGCATCAAACCTTAAAAAGGAAATTACTAAAGTTCTTTTTGATAAAGGTTACATTGCCAACTACAAATTTGAGGACACTAATGCTCAAGGTACAATCAAAATAGCTTTGAAATATAATGCTATCACGAAAATACCTGCAATCCGTACATTAGTACGTATCAGTAAACCAGGTTTAAGGCAATATGCTGGCGTAGAGAATATGCCAAGAGTATTAAATGGTTTAGGTATCGCGATCTTATCTACATCTAAGGGTGTTATGACTGATAAAGAAGCTGCCAAACTAAACATTGGTGGCGAAGTTTTGTGTCACGTTTATTAATTAAAGGAGGATAGCAAAATGTCAAGAATAGGAAAAGCCCCAATTAATGTCCCTTCAGGTGTTACAATTACGGTATCTAAAGATAACGTTGTATCTGTAAAAGGTCCTAAAGGTGAGTTAACTCAAGCAGTAGATTCAGATATCACTGTAAGTCAGGAAGATGGTGTACTAACTGTACAACGTCCATCAGATCAAAAAAGACACAAAGCGTTACATGGTTTGTATCGTTCTTTGTTGAATAATATGGTTGTTGGTGTAACAGATGGTTATAAATTAGAACAAGAATTAGTAGGTGTGGGTTACCGTGCTACTAACCAAGGAAATACTTTAGATCTTGTTTTAGGATATTCTCACCATTATGTTTTCCAATTACCGGAAGAAATTAAGGTAACGACAACTTCAGAAAAAGGTCAGACTCCAAAAATTATTTTGGAAAGTATTGATAAGCAACTGATAGGACAGGTAGCTGCGAAAATCCGCTCGTTACGTGCACCAGAGCCATATAAAGGTAAAGGTATCAAGTTTGTAGGAGAAGTGTTAAGAAGAAAAGCAGGTAAATCAGCTTCTAAAAAATAATCATCATGGCAGGGAAAAAATTATCTCGTAGAGATCGTATAAAAAAAGGAATCAGAAAAAAATTAGCAGGTTCTGAAAGCCGTCCACGTTTATCGGTTTATAGAAGCAATAAAGGAATTTATGCTCAAATCATTAACGACGTAACCGGTAGTACAATTGTATCAGCTTCATCTTTATCTAAAGATTTTTCAGGTACTGGAAGCAAATCGGAGCAATCTGTGGCTGTAGGTAAATTAGTTGCCGAAAAAGCAATCGCAGCAGGTGTTAAAGAAGTTGTTTTCGATAGAAATGGCTATTTATACCATGGACGTATAAAATCGTTGGCAGAAGGTGCTCGCGAAGCTGGTTTAGTATTTTAATCTGAAAATAGGATAAGAATGTCAACTATCAATATAAAAAGAGTTAAGACTAGCGAAATCGAATTGAAAGATCGTTTAGTTAGCATACAGCGTGTGGCCAAAGTAACCAAAGGTGGTCGTACTTTCAGCTTCTCAGCAATCGTGGTTGTTGGAGATGAAAACGGAATCGTAGGTTACGGATTGGGTAAAGCTAAAGAGGTAACAGAAGCAATTGCAAAGGGCATTGATGATGCTAAAAAGAACTTAGTAAAAGTTCCTTTGTTAAAAGGTACTGTTCCTCACGAGCAAATCGGTAAGTTCTCAGGTGGTTTTGTTTTAATTAAACCAGCTGCAGTAGGTACCGGAGTAATTGCAGGTGGTGCAATGCGTGCTGTATTAGAGAGTGCCGGTGTACATAACGTATTGGCAAAATCAAAAGGTTCATCTAATCCACATAACGTGGTAAAAGCAACTGTTGATGCTTTAACTAAGATGCGTGATGCTTATACTGTGGCTCAGCAACGTGGTGTAGATTTAAATAAAGTTTTTAACGGATAATATTATGGCGAAGATCAAAATAACCCAGGTAAAAAGCATTATCGATAGAAGCGAACGCCAAAAAAGAACGATGCAGGCTTTAGGTTTAACTAAAATGAACCAAAGTGTAGAAGTAGAAGCAACTGCTGCCATTATTGGAATGGTTAGAAAAGTTAATCACTTAGTAGCTATCGAGAGTATATAATTATTTAAGGTTGCAAATGTGAGTTATATGACTACATTTGCAACCTTTGTATATTGTTTAACCGTTGTCCCTGATTAGTGAAAGCGAAGGGCAACACAATAAGTTTTAAAAATGAACTTAAGTAATTTAAAACCTGCAGCAGGTTCTACTAAAAATAGTAAGAGAATAGGTCGTGGAACGGGTTCTGGTCGTGGTGGTACTTCGACACGTGGACATAAAGGTGCTGGATCACGTTCAGGACATTCAACTAAAATTGGATTCGAAGGTGGTCAGATGCCATTACAACGTCGTGTACCTAAAGTAGGTTTCAAACCAATTAACCGTGTTGAATATGTTGGTGTAAACTTAGATGTTTTACAAGGTTTGGCTGAGAAATTTAACTTAACTACCATTGATTTTGCTACCTTGCAAGAGCACGGTTTGGCATCAAAAAATGATCTTGTAAAAGTATTAGGTCGTGGTGAGGTTAAATCTAAATTAGAAGTTAAAGCACATGCTTTTTCTGCTACTGCACAAAAAGCTATTGAGGCTGTTGGAGGCTCAATCGAAAAATTGTAATTAATGAAGAAGCTGTTTACTACTTTAAGTAATATTTGGAAAATTCAAGAATTGAAAGAGCGTATAGTATTTACGCTCATGATTCTTTTGGTATATAGATTTGTATCGCATGTGGTTTTACCAGGTGTTGATGCAACTCTTTTAGGCGATAATGAAAAGTCTGGCCTTTTAGGTCTTTTGGATATGTTCGCTGGGGGATCTTTCTCCAGAGTATCTATTCTTGCTTTAGGAGTTATGCCTTATATTTCTGCATCAATTGTAGTTCAGCTATTAGGTATTGCTGTACCTTCGTTTCAGAAAATGCAAAAGGAAGGTGAAAGTGGAAGAAATAAACTGAATCAAATTACACGCTATCTAACTGTTGCTATTACAGCTGTACAAGCAATTGGTTATGTAAAAACTCAGGTTCCACCAGAGGCAATTATCATTAATCATACATTATTCTTTGTTCTGGCAACTTTTGTGTTAGCCGCAGGTACATTATTTGTAATGTGGTTAGGAGAGAAGATTACAGATAAAGGTATCGGTAATGGTATTTCTTTGATCATTATGGTAGGGATTATTGCGCGTTTACCTATTGCTTTGCAGCAAGAAATCAGCTCAAGATTTGTAGGAGATGGCGGACTTATCGCTTTGGTTATTGAAATAGTTGCTCTTTTTGCAGTTGTTATGTTTACTATTATGATTGTACAAGGTGTACGTAAAGTGCCGGTTCAGTACGCTAAAAGAATTGTTGGTAACAGACAATTTGGTGGTGTAAGACAGTACATCCCATTAAAAGTGAATGCAGCAGGTGTAATGCCGATCATTTTTGCTCAGGCATTAATGTTTATCCCGGCTACTTTAACGCAATTTTTTCCTTCATTGCAAAATACATGGTTAATCCAGTTTAGTGATTATACTTCACTGGCCTATAGTTTAACATTTGCTTTTTTAATTATTGCATTTACGTTTTTCTATACTGCTATTACGGTTAATCCTACTCAGATGTCGGATGATATGAAAAAGAACGGAGGGTTTATTCCTGGGATCAAGCCTGGATTGTCTACTTCATCTTTTATAGACGATGTGATTTCAAAGATTACCTTTCCAGGTGCTGTCTTTTTAGCAATCATCGCTATTCTTCCTTCAATTGCAGTAAAGTTTGGAATTAAGTCAGAATTTGCTCATTTCTATGGCGGTACTTCTTTATTAATTCTGGTAGGTGTAGTGTTAGATACATTGCAACAGATCGAGAGTTATTTGTTAATGCGTCATTATGATGGCTTAATGAAGACTGGTCGTGTTACCGGAAGAACGGGGATCCCAGCCGCTAGCGGAAGCAACGCAGTGATATAGTAGAAGAGGATGTCTAAAATCTATTATAAATCCCTTGAGGAAATAGAGTTAATAAGAGAAAGCTCTTTGTTAGTGTCAAAGACATTAGCTGAAGTAGCAAAAGTTATTCAGCCAGGTGTTACAACCAAAAAGTTAGATCAGCTGGCTGAGACTTTTATTAAAGATCATGGGGCGATTCCCGCTTTTTTGAACTATAATGGCTTTCCTTATTCATTGTGTATTTCGCCTAATGAGCAAGTAGTTCACGGTTTTCCTAGCGACTATGTGATTCAGGAAGGTGATCTTATCTCAGTAGATTGTGGGGTTATTAAGAATAACTACTTTGGAGATTCTGCTTATACATTCTCAATTGGGGAAGTAAGTGCTGAGAAGAAGAAGTTGGTAGAGGTAACTCAGGAGTGTTTGCGATTAGCTGTTGAAAAAGCTGTAGTAGGTTCCAGGATTGGAGATATTGGGTTTGCTGTTCAAGACCTTGCTGAAAAGAATGGTTTTGGGGTGGTTAGAGAGCTTGTAGGACATGGAGTAGGAGTTAAATTGCATGAAAAGCCAGAGGTTCCTAACTACGGTAAACGTGGAAGTGGAATTAAGCTGGAAGAGGGGATGGTAATAGCAATAGAACCAATGATAAATGCCGGCACAGCCGGAGTGAAGTTTTGGTCTGATGGCTGGACAGTAACCAGTAGTGATAATAGACCTTCTGCACATTTTGAACATACAGTGGCTGTAAAAAAGGGAAAAGCAGATGTTTTATCTACCTTTTCTTTAATTGAAGAAGTTTTAATAGAAAAAAAGTAAATAATTAAAATTTTTTATTTAATTTTGCAACCCTGTTTAATAGCAGCTAATTAAGTAAAAATCAATATTATATGGCTAAACAAGCCTCAATTGAACAAGACGGTGTAATAAAAGAAGCATTATCAAATGCCATGTTCAGAGTTGAACTAGAAAATGGACATGAGATAATAGCTCATATTTCGGGAAAAATGAGGATGCATTACATCAAAATTTTACCCGGAGATAAAGTAAAATTAGAGATGTCGCCTTACGATTTATCAAAGGGCAGGATTACTTATAGATATAAATAAAATGAAAGTTAGGTCATCAATTAAAAAACGTAGCGCTGATTGCAAGGTTATTCGTCGTAAAGGTAAGCTTTACGTTATAAACAAGAAAAACCCTAAGTTTAAGCAACGTCAAGGTTAAGAAATTATTGAAGTATGATTGGATTGAATGTACAGGTTACTCAATCTGTCGTTTAATCAAATAATCAAACATTTAGTACAAATATGGCAAGGATATCAGGTATTGATTTACCAAGAAACAAAAGAGGCGAAATTGGATTAACTTATATCTTCGGAATAGGTAGATCAACTGCACAACGTATATTAACTGAGGCAGGTATCGATTTAAGCAAAAAAGTACAGGACTGGTCTGATGATGAATTATCAGCAATTCGTACTATTATAAATGATGGCGTAAAAGTTGAAGGAGCTTTACGTTCAGAGGTTCAACTAAACATTAAACGTTTAATGGATATTGGTTGTTACCGTGGTTTACGTCACAGAAAAGGTTTACCTGTACGTGGTCAGCGTACTAAAAACAACTCTCGTACACGTAAAGGCAAGAGAAAAACAGTTGCGAACAAGAAAAAAGCTACTAAATAAAAATTAGTACTGAATAATAATTATGGCTAAGAGTAAAAAAGTTACCAAAAAGCGTATTGTTGTTATAGAGCCTGTTGGTCAGGCGCACATCAATGCTACTTTTAACAATATCATTGTTACCCTAACAAATAACAACGGTCAAACTATTTCATGGTCTTCTGCAGGTAAAATGGGATTCAAAGGTTCTAAAAAGAACACTCCATATGCAGCAGGTCAAGCTGCATCTGATTGCGGTAAAGTAGCATTTGATTTAGGCCTACGTAAAGTAGAGGTTTTTGTTAAAGGTCCAGGTTCAGGTCGTGAGTCTGCAATTAGAACATTGCAAGTTTCAGGAATTGAAGTAACCTCAAT contains the following coding sequences:
- the secY gene encoding preprotein translocase subunit SecY, translating into MKKLFTTLSNIWKIQELKERIVFTLMILLVYRFVSHVVLPGVDATLLGDNEKSGLLGLLDMFAGGSFSRVSILALGVMPYISASIVVQLLGIAVPSFQKMQKEGESGRNKLNQITRYLTVAITAVQAIGYVKTQVPPEAIIINHTLFFVLATFVLAAGTLFVMWLGEKITDKGIGNGISLIIMVGIIARLPIALQQEISSRFVGDGGLIALVIEIVALFAVVMFTIMIVQGVRKVPVQYAKRIVGNRQFGGVRQYIPLKVNAAGVMPIIFAQALMFIPATLTQFFPSLQNTWLIQFSDYTSLAYSLTFAFLIIAFTFFYTAITVNPTQMSDDMKKNGGFIPGIKPGLSTSSFIDDVISKITFPGAVFLAIIAILPSIAVKFGIKSEFAHFYGGTSLLILVGVVLDTLQQIESYLLMRHYDGLMKTGRVTGRTGIPAASGSNAVI
- the map gene encoding type I methionyl aminopeptidase, which gives rise to MSKIYYKSLEEIELIRESSLLVSKTLAEVAKVIQPGVTTKKLDQLAETFIKDHGAIPAFLNYNGFPYSLCISPNEQVVHGFPSDYVIQEGDLISVDCGVIKNNYFGDSAYTFSIGEVSAEKKKLVEVTQECLRLAVEKAVVGSRIGDIGFAVQDLAEKNGFGVVRELVGHGVGVKLHEKPEVPNYGKRGSGIKLEEGMVIAIEPMINAGTAGVKFWSDGWTVTSSDNRPSAHFEHTVAVKKGKADVLSTFSLIEEVLIEKK
- the infA gene encoding translation initiation factor IF-1; protein product: MAKQASIEQDGVIKEALSNAMFRVELENGHEIIAHISGKMRMHYIKILPGDKVKLEMSPYDLSKGRITYRYK
- the ykgO gene encoding type B 50S ribosomal protein L36, translating into MKVRSSIKKRSADCKVIRRKGKLYVINKKNPKFKQRQG
- the rpsM gene encoding 30S ribosomal protein S13 gives rise to the protein MARISGIDLPRNKRGEIGLTYIFGIGRSTAQRILTEAGIDLSKKVQDWSDDELSAIRTIINDGVKVEGALRSEVQLNIKRLMDIGCYRGLRHRKGLPVRGQRTKNNSRTRKGKRKTVANKKKATK
- the rpsK gene encoding 30S ribosomal protein S11 is translated as MAKSKKVTKKRIVVIEPVGQAHINATFNNIIVTLTNNNGQTISWSSAGKMGFKGSKKNTPYAAGQAASDCGKVAFDLGLRKVEVFVKGPGSGRESAIRTLQVSGIEVTSIKDITPLPHNGCRPPKKRRV